A region of the Deltaproteobacteria bacterium genome:
TTCTCTATCGTTGAACATTCTGTCTGCTTTGATAATGTTGAAATTGGACGAGACTGTCGTTTGAAAAAAACCATCATTGATAAAGATGTTTCAGTACCCCCTGGCACCCGTATTGGCTATGATGTTGAAGAAGATCGAGCTCGCGGTTTTACGGTTACCGAGAAAGGTATAGTAGTAGTGCCAAAAGCTTATCGATTTGAAAGCCAGTAGGGAAGGTGCTTACCGCGTTTAGGCATTACAATTATTGCTGCAATATAAGCGCAATTTCATCAACAATATTTACAGTTGTTTCGTATACTTCAGCATCTCTTAAACGCATGGCAACTATATCATCGGCTTTGTTTTTACCCTTACTAAAAAACATGTCATTGATACGGTTATTTTCACTATGCAGTTTACGATAAAGATTTAACAATTTGCTATTATACTTTAACAGTGTGGGATCTTCAGCAATAGTCTTTTCAATAGATTCTCGTTTAGCAATATATTGAAGATAAGTGCTGGCAGTATTTAGCTTGCTAGCTACAGCATTTTGTTTGACTGCAATCTGCGTTAATGGTTTTGTTGCTATTGTTTGTACTGAATTGTTTGCAGAACTATTAGTTGCTTTTATAACCGCAACTTCATTTTTACCACTTGATACGCTGGTCGCAGTTTTTTCAGTATTAATATTACTAACTTTATTGCTACTAGCATTATTGGTGTTAATCGCAACTTTGTTTGAGCTACGATAACGAATTTGCGCAATAGTTGCTTGCGACACCCCAACTATAGAACGTACATGGCTAAAAGTTGAAGCAGCACCTAAAACTAAAATGACAATTAAAAACCATTTTGCTACTTCAAATTTTTGATACCAGCGATAGCTAACTAAAATCACTATGCCGACTGCTAAAATACTTAGCAATGGTCCCACCAGGTTAAGCGCCTGTAATGGTGCTAAAGTAACAATAATACCGACAGCAGAGGCAATTGATATAAGTGGTACTGCGCTATAGCAGGTAACAAACATATTACTACGTAATAGCGCAGTTGATTGACCGCCGAGCTTTGCAACAAACCAGTGCAATAAGGGATGCCATAAAAAGCCAATAATAATACTTGCAATAATCGCACTAATTATGGCGATTAACGGTGAAATGACTACCTGGTTGACGATATTCAGATGACCATGAACCACGCTTAAGATCAGCGATGCCACCAACGGCGCTAAGCTACTAATAAGTGTTGCAGGGATCGCCCAACCAACAATATCAACGGCTCGCATCGCCTCATGTTGGGGATTATCAATACTTGCACGCACAAAGGCAAAGGGGCGTACAGCTAACTTTGGTATTGCCATAAAATAATAAGCAATTGCTGCCTTTATTCCAGCAAATAATCGAGGTAGTTGAAATTGGCTTAACTCATCTTTAAAGCTGGCAACAGTATCATCAATAGTAATTGATTGTACTTCTTGAACTGTAAGCGCTGAAGTTTCTTTGGTAACTGCTGGCGAAGGTTGGGTAATTGGTTTACTGATCGCAACCTCATTAATGGTTGCTTTTCTTACTGTCGCAATTTTTTCATCGGATATATTGGCAAAAACGGCATCAGAAGATGGCGCACCGGTTATCGGTGCACTAGCTGGCGCAGCATTAACTTTTATAGAAGGTTGAACTTCGGTAGGAATATGCTTTATTGCAGCTGCCCTTGCCACATCACGACGACTTTGTGAATCAGGTTGACGAGAAATTGAGGGCATATCTAAAGCTGATGTTTTTGACCCATCCGTAAGTTCAGGTATAATTGCATCAGTTGATGTTGATGAAATGTCAGTTACTTCAAAACGCCAACGAAATAAGCCAAATGCAGCACCACGCGCCAGCTCAACCGGGCCATTAACCCGCTTCTCCCCTAAAAAAGTGCCATTTGATGAGTGCAGATCTTCAAGAAACCACCGACCTTGTCGCCAATAAATTTTCGCATGAACACCTGAAACACCTATATCTGGCAATACTACGTCGCAGCGAGTACGATCGCGGCCAAAAATAGCGCCTTCTGCAGGTACACGATGAATTTTGCCTGTATGGTCTTTAAGCTGAATATACATCGGCTTAATCTCCGTTACATTATAAAAACCCTAACCCTTTGAATTTACGACTAGCACAAATATTACTGGTTGTGCATCCGATGTCCATCCGATGTCCATCCAATTTCCATCCCACAAATCACAACTCGTAGCGAGCTGTAACATCTAATACTGCATCAAAAAAATCTGTATCACTTACACCGTTGAGGTTACGACGGGCTGCTCCTCCAAGAGAAAAATATCGAGAAAATTGCAAACTAAATGCTGCAAAAAGGTACTCGCTATTAGATCCTTTTGACAAAAATGGGGTTAGGCTTACAAAACCACGGCGATAATATGCAAAATATAAACTTAAGGTTTTACTGCTTGCTGGTAGATACAAATTACGTAAGTCTAGGTAAACAAACAAATTACGACTAGCATAATGAGAATCATTTACAGTAAAAGAGCCATAATCTTGATATGCAACGCCAAGACCAAAACGCCGTTGCACTTGATATCCGGCATCGAGGTATATTCCTTGACGTGGTGAATTTGCTTGAAAATGATCTAAAAGATAAAGTTTTGAAATTGCATAAGAATCTTTTTCGTAACGTGGTATTGATTTTCGATCAAGTTCATAAGCCGCATCGAAATATGAAGGTATGTACGAAGCACCTGATAAGCTCAATTCACCACGTAATCGCACTGCATGAAAACCATGTTCTTCTAAAGCACTACGAATCAGCAACCCAACACTGCTGCCATAACCCGTTTTTTGTAAAAAAGATAAAGAAGCCACACTAAGATAAGTAGATAGCCAAAATCGGTCTGCATTAATAGGACTGATTTCAGCCTCAACAGATAAAGCATGTAGCACATTATTTTCACTAACTGTTGTTGGATTGAATGTCTGAGCAGAATGATAAGGTGCCTTGATATCTACAACATAAGCTGCACTTAAACGAGCTGTGCGTAAAAATGATGATGAGTCAGCAATAATAAAAGGTCTAAAGAATACTGAAGCCCCTAACACACGCGCTTTCATTAAATCATCAACAAAACTTTGCACTCCAAAATTTGAAAAATCAGCGTCAAAAGCTAAAGATAATGCATCAGGCAGCAGAGTATAATCCGGCAGCATTCTGCTTTTAAGATTAGGAGTAAAATTGTGCATAGACGCGCCATTGCCCAAAGTTCCTGAAGTTGTGCGGCCTAACTCGAAATATAAGTCAGAGCCAGGTTGGCCATACCGTATTTCTTGAATGATTTTTGAATAATCAATCGGCTCATCCCATGTATTACCGGCATCAGTATGCGCACGACGCTCTCCTGCAAAAGGCGCTTCAAAGGGAGCTGCAAGTTGTATTGCCAAAGCATCATCGTGACCAAAATAACTGGACTCAACTACTGCCAGAATGCCCGCACTATCATCTAAACGTGCTGTACCTAGCCGTAGACCAAATGACGTATTAGCTTTTCGTAAAGTTACCGGACCTGTGTGCATAGCATTAGCTGGTGGTTGAAATTGTGCTAGTTGGCGCGGTCTGCTTTGTGAAGCCGAATCATCTTGTGACAAATTTGCAGCAAGAGCATCATCATCAGCTAATGCAGAACTGACTAACGCATCTAAAGAAGAAGCATTTTGTTCATCAGCATCAGCAGCATTACCTTCTGGACTTGAGTAAATACCTGGAGACAGTGAAAGAATGCGACGTGCACCAGCAAAACGTTTACGATAATACATTAAGTCAAGACGATCATAAGTTACTTCACCCTTACCTGATGAAGCATGAATCATTTCGCCATTACCAACATAGATACCAACATGGGTGATACTTTTGGCATTGGGAGATGGATTAAAAAAAACGAGATCTCCTGCGACAAGCTCTGTTACTGGTGTTGGTTCGCCTATTAAAAATTGTTCACATGCAGTGCGAGGCAAATCATAACCATTTTCAGCATAGACCTTATTTACCAAGCCACTACAATCAAGACCATTCTCGTCAACACCACCCCAAGCATAAGGTGTACCTAAATAATCACGTGCTAACTCGATAATTTCATCTGGTGTCGGGGGAGTGTCACGTTGCACCACATGCATATTACTTTTACGCCAATTAGTGCTTAGCCACAAAGGTGAAAGAAAAATGTTGGGAGTTAATTTGGTATTTGCTGCAAGTCTTAATCGGCAGCATTTATTTAGAGAATTTGCGACAAAGAGATCTGACTTAACTTGCGCAAAACCGGCCATATGCAAAGCGATAAGGCCAAGCACTAGCATTTTTCTACTCTCGTCGCTATCGCTCCTCGAGATAACATACTAGTGTCCTTAAATTTTTTAAGGCTATTGTCACGCCATTTTACAATGACGCAAATTATAGAATTTGTCGCTGGTTAAGACGATTAACCACATTATCTACAATCTGCATGCTCGTATCTGATGCCGCAGCTGTCATACGTTGGCGCCAGTCTTGTGGTGGTTTAAAAGTGACTTGATAAATATCAGCACTATCACCTTGTGAAAGTAAATAATCATCACTGGTAATCAAACGATCAACTAATTTTAACTCAAGCGCACGCTTGCCATACCAATATTCGCCGGTGGCAACCTTAGCAATATCAAGTGACGGGCGGTGTTCATTAATAAATTCTTTAAATAGCTCATGTACATCTTCAATTTGTTCTTTAAATTTTTTGCGCCCTTCAGGAGATATTTTGCCAAAAATACTCATGGTGCGTTTAAATTCACCAGCAGTGACCTCTTCGTAGTCAATGCCATATTTTTCAAGCAAACGATTAAGATTAGGCACAGAAGCAACAACACCAATAGAGCCTACCACTGCGAAAGGTGCCGCCAAAATCTCATCAGCAACACAAGCCATCATATAGCCACCACTGGCGGCTACCTTATCAACACAAATAACTAAGCGTACTCCCTTGGCTTTGATACGCGCCAGTTGTGAAGCAGCCAAGCCATAGCCATGCACAACACCGCCAACGCTTTCTAAGCGCACTATAACTTCATCTTTATCACTAATAATTGGCATAATGGCGCTGATTTCTTCGCGTAAAGTGGTTACAGCGCTTGCCATAATATCACCGCGAAAATCCATCATAAAACATCGCCGTTTATCGGTTTTTTTCTGTTTTTGCTCTTTGCTGCTTTGCTGCAAATAACGCTTAAAATCTTTACGCCCAAGTATCGCTTGACGAACGGCATCAGCCCTTTGGCGAAATCTTTTATTTAATTTGCGAACCAGAACCCGCGCTTCATGGTGTCGGCCTTTTTTAGCCAGCGCCACAATACTGCCAGTAATTAATAAAACGGCAAAAACAATAACCGTACCTTTAAGCGCAAACCCTATGACGTCTAATAACATTTGCATAAAAACGGCTCCTAACATAGGTCGCTAGTGTTAATAAACCTGAATTATAATCACAGCTTATTTAGGGGGTCCTTAAAAGGGCCTCCTAGTCAACCTGGTCATGAACTTTTGCAAGTTTTGAGTTGCCAGTGCTATCACCTTTTTGGCGAATTTTAGCAATAATCAATAAAATTAATACAATGCTTAATACACCTATAAAAAAACCACGCCCTACTTTATCGATGGCTTGATGTAACCAATCTTGCCCATAACGCGAAGCCAAAACTCCAAGAGTAAGCCAAACAGGAACGCTAATTGCACAGCCGAAAAAATCAAAAAGTATAAATTTTGGCAAAGGTACCCGCATTGAGCCCGCAGTAAAAAAGGTAACGAAACGCACGCCTGCCATCTGACGACCCAAAAAAACAGCAAATGCACCATAGCGACCAAACCAGCGTTGCACTTTAGCCAAGCGTTTATCACTTAAAACGCGGCGTAAAAAATGAAACCTATCACGTATACTCAAACCATAACGTTTACCCCAAGTGTAAGCGATAATGTCACCAAGCAAAATGGGGGTTGCAACTAATGAAAAAACCAAAATATAATGCCATAAAATAAACTCATCTTGAGCCTGTTTTATAGCGGTAAACCCTGCCAGAGTTAGAGGGATATCTTCTGGTAAAGGAAGGCCAACACCAGATAAAAATAAAACAACGACAATAACGGCCCAAATAATTAAGCGATGTTCAACATTCCAGTTGGCATCAAAAACCGTAGTAATTAAATTATGAAAAAACGACGTTGATTGAGACTGTTCAATAGCTGGATTAGTTAATAATGCTGCCAACAGAAAGGTCACAACATCTCCTTAAGTAAAAAAGCTAAACATTAATGTAATGCCTATGTATGGCATATGCTTCACTAATACGACTTTTGTAAAGTAAAAGAATGCTAATAGCGCAATGCAATAAATTATTTAATCGAAAGCATTCACATATCTTGCTTATGTAGCGCTAGCGCTCTATGAAACAGCCACTATGTTGGTATCGAGTATTGAATCCCTATATGCACGCGGTGGCATAACCTTTTTTGTCATCATTCTTTTGTCGATTGTGGCTTTAGGCATTGGTATTGAACGTTGGTATGCCACATTGACCTATAGGCGCCGACTAGAATTAGCTCGTGATCGTATTTTATCTCATCTGCGAGAACAAAAAACCACTATGGCTCAGGCAGTTAATACAACTCTACCATTACACCCGGCTACCTCTTTGTTTTCTCTCTTGCTTGATAATGAACGCCGAACCAGCAATGGTGAAATCAAACGTCTGCAAGGTCGTATTATCCGCGCAATTAGGCGTCGCTTATGGATGTTAGCTTCAATCGGCGCAATCGCCCCGTTTGTTGGTCTTTTTGGCACTGTTGTCGGGGTTATGGAGGCTTTTCAACAAATTAGCGCTCAAGGCACCGGTGGTTTTACTGTAGTGTCTGGTGGTATCTCAAGTGCACTTATTGCTACTGCCGGCGGAATTTTTGTTGGTATCGAAGCAGTTATCTTATTTAACTATCTACAGGTCTATGTCGGCGAATACACCGCGTTGCTAAAAGAAGCTGTTGAAGAAATTCGCGAATCTATCGCGGAGGTAGAAGGTGGCGTTTCAGGGTCCTAAACAACATGATAACGACAACGACGAAAGTGAAGATGAGGGTGGTGGTGCACTTTTTGCTGAAATAAACATTACCCCTCTAACTGACGTCATTTTAGTTTTGCTTATCATATTTATGGTTGCTTCGAGTGCTATGGTTGATGCCATGCGTGATGGTATGATTGATGTTAATTTGCCTACTGCTTCTACCGCGGCAAGCGAAAAAGTTGATGCCGATGCTGTCATAATTGGTATTGCTATGGATGGCCGCATTTACATGCACGATGAAGTTATCGATGAAACACAACTATTTAAAAAGCTTGAGATCGAGCGCAAAAAAAATCCTGGGGCAATGATAATAGTGCAAGCTGATGGCGAATTACAGTACCGCAAAGTTGTCGAAGTTATCGATAAACTGCGTAAAGCTGGATATGCTAATGTCGGTATGGCCGCTGAAGCTGACGAGTAACTATAAATGAATAACTATAAAGAGTAGATTGTGCAATTTTCATCACGTCTACCGCAAGATTTATCAGCAACGCCAATTGCTGCTGCATTAGATAAAGCAACAATTGATCTCACGCTTGCAAACCCAACCGAGGCAGATCTGAACTATGAGGCCACCAAGATTATCACCGCGTTTTCTAATGAAGATAATTTAATATACGACCCGCATGCACTTGGCGCAAAAACCACCCGTGATGTTGTTGCCAAATATCTTGGTACAATGGGGCGACGAATTGCCAGTGACCGCTTAGCACTTACGGCTAGCACCAGTGAAGCTTATTCCATTATATTTAAATTATTGTGTAATCCAGGTGATAGTATTGCGATGCCTGCCCCAAGTTATCCTTTAGTGCCCCATCTTTTAGAGCTTGAAGCCCTAAATTATGAAAACTATAAAATCGATTATGATACTACTAATAATAGGTGGCAGATAAATTTTGCTTCGCTTAAAAATACTCTTAATCATGGTGCACGCGCCATAGTTGTGATTAGTCCTAATAATCCGACTGGTAATACGATTGACCATGAGCAGGCTTTACAGCTAGCTGCGTTAGCTAAACAATATAATGTAGCGTTAATTATTGATGAAGTATTTGCGCCTTATGGAGTTGATGGCGTTGTCCCAAGTGCAGCTATAGCAAATGGTCCCCTTACTTTTGTACTCGATGGGTTATCTAAATCTACAGCTTTGCCGCAAATGAAACTAGCTTGGATTGCGGCGCATGGTAGTGATGCGCTGGTAATCGAAACTATGTTGCGACTTGAATGGCTACTTGATGCTTATCTATCAGTGTCTGCACCTATTTTAAACGCCGCACCTAAATTGTTAGAGACTGCGATAGCGATGCAACACCAAATTCGCACTCGCTTGCAATACAATTATGCTATTTTAGCGCTTGGGTTAAAAGATATTGCAAAAGTACAACTACTAGCCCGTGAAGCTGGTTGGTATGCGATAATTAAATTACCGCAATCTTGCAACGAAGAAGCACTAGTCACCAAACTTGCTAATGAATATAATATAAAAGTTCAACCGGGATATTTTTTTGATTTTGCTGACGAAGGTTATTTAGTCGTGAGTTTGTTGGTGGAGCCAAAGCAGATGCAGCAAGGGGTTGCGGCGCTGCAACAAGGGTTAGTACAATTATTATGAAAATTTTTTAATACATCAGCGGCTTGTTCATTTGGGGTTTTAGTAATACGCATCGAAGCGCGAAATTCACGCTCGAAACCCGTACTTAACTCTGCTGGTAATTTAATTTGCGGTTGCGATAAGGCTTTAACTCTTGGGCTTTGGTTAATACATGTTGGGGTTAAGCGTAGCTCAGAACTACAACGAAAAACTAAGCCGTCGCTAAAAAACTAATTATTAATAGCACTCAACTCTTCAATAATTTTGCGCTCATTACTGCCAGCAATAAAACAAAACATCGCCCCATTTTTTGTGCGAATACCTATGACCGGTACCGCAGGATTAAATGCCCACCATGGCCTTTCTAATGTGGCAATATCTTTCCATGACATAGTTTGCTTTTTTTGGCGACGTCGCACAGTAAAACTATTTTCATCACCTTCGATACGATAAAACGAGAAAACTATAGTTACGGTAAGCCAAAGTATAGCCGTAATAATTAGCGCAGCAATAATAAATACTAACCCAGCTGACCAATCTTGCTTACGCCATATTTGTATTAGCGCAGAGAGTACAACCAAAGTAATAAACCCGGTCATTATTGCAACTACTATCTGAATAAAATTTTGTAATTTTGGCAAATATAAAGTTTTCATCTTTCTCTCATAATTCACTTAAGTTTACAGGTTGCAATTAATTGTCTGATTGCAAAACGAGCTGCCATCCACCCATTAGCTAATTGTGCTGCACCAGGATAATTTGCTGTAAGCGTTACATATGTTGTTGATAATGGCAGAACGGCCAAAGTCACTTCACGACCATCGGCTAATGAACAAGTTCGTACTTGCGCTTGTATTGATATTTGTTCTTGAGCCAACTCGATTTTTTTAGTGCGCACACTGACTTGCTGTGGTTTACCTATACGTTTGTGAAAGTCTATGGTCAACTTAGTAAGCAATTGTTCGGCAGTTTTTGCACAAGCAATCGGCGGTGATTGAATAACAAATTCGCCATTATGACTTTGACTATAGTGATTAGTAATAATTATTGAATCATCGGTTTCTTGCAATTTGCTTTTATCATTATAATAAAAAGAAATTGGTTGATTAGATGGTTTTGCCAATACCCACTTTTCTACTGGTTGATGTGCCGGACTTTTGATAACTAAACCCGCGTTAAAAGCGGTCATCGGTGCCATTAATTCATTTGCAACTTCGTGGGGCCACTGTGCCGTGATAAAAAACACATGTGCACTACGACGATGAAGTGCGGCGCAAAACAAATTGCCATCTGGCAATTGCCCTGCATGCTCAGCAACTATAGTACCGTCTAATATATATTGAGATGATTGTGATACTGAACGCGTATCGGCAATTTCTAAAAAATCAGTAGGGATAAAATCAAAGGCAGCTTTACTATAACGCAGACCCACAACTGCTGGGTATTTAACATGGGCAAAACCAGCTAGTGGCACAAAACCATCACTGCCTTTTGGTGGCAATTTGCCTGCGCTAATAAAATCTGGCGCACTTAACCATAAGGCTTCAAGACCATCATGTTTTATTGGTGTCCACAAATAATTACGATGGGCAAACTCAGCCATCGTAGCTGCGTCAAATTTTGGCAACGGCAGCGTTG
Encoded here:
- the sohB gene encoding protease SohB, whose protein sequence is MQMLLDVIGFALKGTVIVFAVLLITGSIVALAKKGRHHEARVLVRKLNKRFRQRADAVRQAILGRKDFKRYLQQSSKEQKQKKTDKRRCFMMDFRGDIMASAVTTLREEISAIMPIISDKDEVIVRLESVGGVVHGYGLAASQLARIKAKGVRLVICVDKVAASGGYMMACVADEILAAPFAVVGSIGVVASVPNLNRLLEKYGIDYEEVTAGEFKRTMSIFGKISPEGRKKFKEQIEDVHELFKEFINEHRPSLDIAKVATGEYWYGKRALELKLVDRLITSDDYLLSQGDSADIYQVTFKPPQDWRQRMTAAASDTSMQIVDNVVNRLNQRQIL
- a CDS encoding MotA/TolQ/ExbB proton channel family protein, coding for MLVSSIESLYARGGITFFVIILLSIVALGIGIERWYATLTYRRRLELARDRILSHLREQKTTMAQAVNTTLPLHPATSLFSLLLDNERRTSNGEIKRLQGRIIRAIRRRLWMLASIGAIAPFVGLFGTVVGVMEAFQQISAQGTGGFTVVSGGISSALIATAGGIFVGIEAVILFNYLQVYVGEYTALLKEAVEEIRESIAEVEGGVSGS
- a CDS encoding biopolymer transporter ExbD yields the protein MAFQGPKQHDNDNDESEDEGGGALFAEINITPLTDVILVLLIIFMVASSAMVDAMRDGMIDVNLPTASTAASEKVDADAVIIGIAMDGRIYMHDEVIDETQLFKKLEIERKKNPGAMIIVQADGELQYRKVVEVIDKLRKAGYANVGMAAEADE
- a CDS encoding C40 family peptidase; translation: MLVLGLIALHMAGFAQVKSDLFVANSLNKCCRLRLAANTKLTPNIFLSPLWLSTNWRKSNMHVVQRDTPPTPDEIIELARDYLGTPYAWGGVDENGLDCSGLVNKVYAENGYDLPRTACEQFLIGEPTPVTELVAGDLVFFNPSPNAKSITHVGIYVGNGEMIHASSGKGEVTYDRLDLMYYRKRFAGARRILSLSPGIYSSPEGNAADADEQNASSLDALVSSALADDDALAANLSQDDSASQSRPRQLAQFQPPANAMHTGPVTLRKANTSFGLRLGTARLDDSAGILAVVESSYFGHDDALAIQLAAPFEAPFAGERRAHTDAGNTWDEPIDYSKIIQEIRYGQPGSDLYFELGRTTSGTLGNGASMHNFTPNLKSRMLPDYTLLPDALSLAFDADFSNFGVQSFVDDLMKARVLGASVFFRPFIIADSSSFLRTARLSAAYVVDIKAPYHSAQTFNPTTVSENNVLHALSVEAEISPINADRFWLSTYLSVASLSFLQKTGYGSSVGLLIRSALEEHGFHAVRLRGELSLSGASYIPSYFDAAYELDRKSIPRYEKDSYAISKLYLLDHFQANSPRQGIYLDAGYQVQRRFGLGVAYQDYGSFTVNDSHYASRNLFVYLDLRNLYLPASSKTLSLYFAYYRRGFVSLTPFLSKGSNSEYLFAAFSLQFSRYFSLGGAARRNLNGVSDTDFFDAVLDVTARYEL
- a CDS encoding DedA family protein gives rise to the protein MTFLLAALLTNPAIEQSQSTSFFHNLITTVFDANWNVEHRLIIWAVIVVVLFLSGVGLPLPEDIPLTLAGFTAIKQAQDEFILWHYILVFSLVATPILLGDIIAYTWGKRYGLSIRDRFHFLRRVLSDKRLAKVQRWFGRYGAFAVFLGRQMAGVRFVTFFTAGSMRVPLPKFILFDFFGCAISVPVWLTLGVLASRYGQDWLHQAIDKVGRGFFIGVLSIVLILLIIAKIRQKGDSTGNSKLAKVHDQVD
- a CDS encoding pyridoxal phosphate-dependent aminotransferase; the encoded protein is MQFSSRLPQDLSATPIAAALDKATIDLTLANPTEADLNYEATKIITAFSNEDNLIYDPHALGAKTTRDVVAKYLGTMGRRIASDRLALTASTSEAYSIIFKLLCNPGDSIAMPAPSYPLVPHLLELEALNYENYKIDYDTTNNRWQINFASLKNTLNHGARAIVVISPNNPTGNTIDHEQALQLAALAKQYNVALIIDEVFAPYGVDGVVPSAAIANGPLTFVLDGLSKSTALPQMKLAWIAAHGSDALVIETMLRLEWLLDAYLSVSAPILNAAPKLLETAIAMQHQIRTRLQYNYAILALGLKDIAKVQLLAREAGWYAIIKLPQSCNEEALVTKLANEYNIKVQPGYFFDFADEGYLVVSLLVEPKQMQQGVAALQQGLVQLL
- a CDS encoding FHA domain-containing protein, producing the protein MYIQLKDHTGKIHRVPAEGAIFGRDRTRCDVVLPDIGVSGVHAKIYWRQGRWFLEDLHSSNGTFLGEKRVNGPVELARGAAFGLFRWRFEVTDISSTSTDAIIPELTDGSKTSALDMPSISRQPDSQSRRDVARAAAIKHIPTEVQPSIKVNAAPASAPITGAPSSDAVFANISDEKIATVRKATINEVAISKPITQPSPAVTKETSALTVQEVQSITIDDTVASFKDELSQFQLPRLFAGIKAAIAYYFMAIPKLAVRPFAFVRASIDNPQHEAMRAVDIVGWAIPATLISSLAPLVASLILSVVHGHLNIVNQVVISPLIAIISAIIASIIIGFLWHPLLHWFVAKLGGQSTALLRSNMFVTCYSAVPLISIASAVGIIVTLAPLQALNLVGPLLSILAVGIVILVSYRWYQKFEVAKWFLIVILVLGAASTFSHVRSIVGVSQATIAQIRYRSSNKVAINTNNASSNKVSNINTEKTATSVSSGKNEVAVIKATNSSANNSVQTIATKPLTQIAVKQNAVASKLNTASTYLQYIAKRESIEKTIAEDPTLLKYNSKLLNLYRKLHSENNRINDMFFSKGKNKADDIVAMRLRDAEVYETTVNIVDEIALILQQ